A stretch of Physeter macrocephalus isolate SW-GA chromosome 8, ASM283717v5, whole genome shotgun sequence DNA encodes these proteins:
- the LOC102984890 gene encoding elongation factor 1-alpha 1-like: MGKEKTHINIIVIGHVDSGKSTTTGHLIYKCGGIDKRTIEKFNKEAAEMGKGSFKYAWVLDKLKAECERGITIDISLWKFETSKFYVTIIDAPGHRDFIKNMITGTFQADCAVLIVAAGVGEFEAGISKNGQTREHALLAYTLGVKQIIVVVNKMDSTEPPYSQKRYEEILKEVSTYIKKIGYNPDTVAFVPISGWNGDNMLEPSANMPWFKGWKVTHKDGNASGTTLLEALDCILPPTRPIDKPLRLPLQDVYKIGGIGTVPVGRVETGVLKPGMVVTFAPVNVTTEVKSVEMHHEALNEVLLGDNVGFNVKNVSVKDVRRGNVAGDSKNDPPMEAAGFTAQVIILNHPGQIIAGYAPVLDCHTAHIACKFAELKEKIDRRSGKKLEDGPKFLKSGDAAIVDVVPGKPMCVESFSDYPPLGRFAVHDMRKTVAVGVIKAVDKKAAGAGKVTKSAQKAQKAK, encoded by the coding sequence atgggaaaggagaagaCCCACATCAACATCATTGTCATCGGACACGTAGATTCGGGGAAGTCCACCACTACTGGACATCTGATCTACAAATGTGGTGGGATCGACAAGAGAACCATTGAAAAGTTCAACAAGGAGGCTGCTGAGATGGGGAAGGGCTCCTTCAAGTATGCCTGGGTCTTGGACAAACTGAAAGCTGAATGCGAGCGTGGTATCACCATTGATATCTCCCTATGGAAATTCGAGACCAGCAAGTTCTATGTGACCATCATTGATGCCCCAGGACACAGAGACTTCATTAAAAACATGATTACAGGCACATTCCAGGCTGACTGTGCTGTCCTGATTGTTGCTGCTGGTGTTGGTGAATTTGAAGCAGGTATTTCCAAGAATGGGCAGACCCGTGAGCATGCCCTTCTGGCCTACACTCTGGGTGTGAAACAGATAATTGTTGTAGTTAACAAAATGGATTCCACCGAGCCACCCTACAGCCAGAAGAGATACGAGGAAATTTTAAAGGAAGTCAgcacctacattaagaaaattgGCTATAACCCCGACACAGTAGCATTTGTGCCAATTTCTGGCTGGAATGGTGACAACATGCTGGAGCCAAGTGCTAACATGCCGTGGTTCAAGGGATGGAAAGTCACCCATAAAGATGGCAATGCCAGTGGAACCACACTGCTTGAAGCTCTGGATTGCATCCTGCCACCAACTCGCCCAATTGATAAGCCCTTGCGTTTGCCCCTCCAGGACGTCTACAAAATTGGTGGTATTGGCACTGTCCCTGTGGGTCGAGTGGAGACTGGTGTTCTCAAACCTGGCATGGTGGTCACCTTTGCTCCAGTCAACGTGACAACTGAAGTGAAGTCTGTTGAAATGCACCATGAAGCTTTGAATGAAGTCCTTCTTGGGGACAATGTGGGCTTCAATGTCAAGAACGTGTCTGTCAAAGATGTTCGTCGTGGCAATGTGGCTGGTGACAGCAAAAATGACCCACCAATGGAAGCAGCTGGCTTCACAGCTCAGGTGATTATATTGAACCATCCAGGACAAATCATTGCCGGCTATGCACCTGTGCTGGATTGTCACACAGCTCACATTGCCTGCAAGTTTGCTGAGCTGAAGGAGAAGATTGATCGTCGTTCTGGGAAAAAGCTGGAAGATGGCCCCAAATTCTTAAAATCTGGAGATGCTGCCATTGTTGATGTGGTTCCTGGCAAACCCATGTGTGTTGAGAGCTTCTCTGACTATCCTCCTCTGGGCCGCTTTGCTGTTCATGACATGAGAAAGACGGTTGCTGTGGGTGTCATCAAAGCAGTGGACAAGAAGGCAGCTGGAGCTGGCAAGGTCACCAAGTCTGCCCAGAAAGCTCAGAAGGCTAAATGA